AAGAAGCTGACCCGCGGCTGACCACGCTCAACGTGGCCGGGCGCGGCGACCCGCTTTCCCTGCGCCGGTGCATCGAGATCGCCAAGATTGAGGTGAAACGCGTCCCCACCAAAGCGCTCTGCCGCCAGACGGTGCGCTTCCTGTGGAACCTGGGCGTGTCCGACATTCCTCCCGAGGCCGTGCCCTACATGCTGGGCTCCAGCGCCATGGACACGGCCAAGATGCGCGTCTTCCTGGGCGAACATTACCGCCAAGTGATCACATACACTTGCGAAGAAGCCTTGCAGGAAAGCTTTAAGCCGGTGAAGGTGGAGGCGGGGGAGAAGGTGAAGGTGTAAGCTTTCACGATTGTGGAGCGCAGGCGCCCTCGCCTGCGCAGCAAGAACCGTGTGGCACAGGCACTCTTGCCTGTGCTCGATGGTCGGCGTTTCTTCCTTTGCGACCTCTATCGCAAGAATCCGTCACTCGACATTCATTGCGCGCAAATCGCGACTGCGGTGGTTTGCCGGCCCGCCGTCCCAGTGTTGTGGACCATCACGTCCCAGCCGTGATCAATCAAGTTCCCATGCCCGTCGCTGGGGTCTGAGCTGAAAACCTTCATGTCGTCAGGGGTTTCAATACTGAAACCTCCGCCCAGCACCTTTTTCCCGGCCGGGCATTCCACATGGACGCTTTGGGTTGCGCCGCCGGGCACCACCACCCGGTTCATCACGGTCTGGTAGCCCGAGATCGCACAGCCGCTGAGCAAACCGGCCACGGCGAGAGAGAAAACAACGATTGCAAGACGACCCCAGGCGAATGACTTCAAATTGAACATACGCATACCTCCGTGGAGGTAGTGACAGAATCGGCACGGACGTTGCAAGGTTCCTGCGACGGATTGTTGGCTATTCTTAAATCCGACATCTTTTCCGCGCTTACTTACGGCACGACTTCGCAGGCCGTCGTTCGCGTTGCTCGCTCCTGGCCTGACCGCTCAAGTCGTGCCCTGACACTTGTGTGGATGGGGATTGCTGCCTGGTTTCCATCAGGACTACGCAATTTGAGACTGCACAACACCCCTCTGGACTGTCTATCCTGAGCGGAGCGCCGGTGGAACGCATCCGTCAAGTAAACTGATGGGCGCGGAGTCGAAGGACCCCGAGAGTGCTTACGTCATGAATGCTGCGCCGAGGCGTTTTCACGGGAGAGCTGGGGAAAATTCCCTGAAGCTGCATGGCAGGTGATAGATCCTCGGGGCCTTTCGACTCGCCCTCGGTCGCCCAGCTCCCTCGTGCAGCGCTCAAGATGACAGTCCGTAGGGGCTTGGCGTCCGCCGGTCTTCTCGATTTGCGCGCGAGTCTTCAAGGTTGGATGTACAGCCCGGCGAATTCGTGCCCGGCGATGGACCTCAGGACACTTGACAGGCGTGCGCAGTGATGTACAACTTCGCGATTGATTCGCTGTTGAAGAACTGCTAGGATTTGGCTGCGCCTCAGGGTGTGAAGTGACACAGATCATTGAAAACAAAGCAAATAGCGCAAAGACAAGTACTTGGTACTTAGTAGTTGGTACTTGGCAAAGGCTTGTGACCTCTTAGCCGATCGATTGGGATCTGATTGGGATCAACCGCAGCTAAGTCCTTTGTTTATTGGGACCATTGGGATGAATGGGGAGGGTAGGGGGGTATCCCAATCAGATCTGGTGATCGGGTCACCGGGTGATCGGAAGACGCAGCCGAGGGCGGCTGCGGTCCACAATTCGCGTGGGGTATCGCCGGGGATGACTTGAGCTAAGTCTATATTTTCCGGGGATGAAGGGGATGGGGCGGGGGCCTCACACCGGCCTGCTCTGCACGTGCGTGAACCTTTCTTTCAACTTCAGGAAGGGAGTTTCCAACCACCGGTACGACGCGGCGGCCAGGGCTAGGGTTACGACGAATCCCATCGCCCCCTGCGTCATCACACCTAATAAGGAAGCCGGATGCGTGACGCGCTGCGCCAGGAACAGTCCCAGGACGTGGACCACGTACAACCCGTAAGAGATCTTTCCCAGGTAGATCAAGGCGGGGTTCCGCAACCACGATGATCGAGGCCCTGCGGCCGGTGTTGAAAGAGTGGCCGTGGCGGAAGGCGCACCGACAAACGCCATCAGAATCGCCGCGCTCGCCAGCGCGATCAGCGGATGGGTCACCGCCAGGCGCCAGGTTTCCGGGCTCTCCGGGTTGGTCCATCCGTTGAACGCCGCACAGCCGACCAGAGTCGCGATGCCGGCAAAGGCCAAAGTCAAACGGCTAACCACAAAGGGCACGAAGGAACACAAAGGGAGGCGGAAGAATCGCCGCCATCGCCGTAATCGCAACGTGATCGCCGTGATCGGAAAAGCGTTAACAGCAGAGGATGCAGAGGAAGACGGAGTGAATTTGCCCCTTTGTGTTCCTTCGTGTCCTTTGTGGTTCAAGGTTTTCCCATCACGTTGTGTTCGCAACGATTCCGGCGCAATTTCAACCTCCCTTCGTGCTCCTTCGTGTCCTTTGTGGTTGAGGGTTTCGCTGCTGCCAACCAGAGCCAGCAAGATCCCCAGCGCGATGGGATCAAGCCGGGTAAACGTGTTGTACTCCATGGCCTGCAGCGACGCCCCGGACATCGCCAGCCACACCCGCACCGCGTTGGCGACCAGCAGCACGGCCACGGCGATCCACGCCATCCCGGCAACGCTGGCCCGGCGGACGGCCAGCGGCCAGGTCAGGTAGAACTGCTCTTCAATTGAGACCGTCCACAGCGGAATGGTGATGCCCGAAGGCAGTCCGTGAAAGACGTAAACCCAGTTCCCGGCCATCAGGGTGTAGCCGGCGACGTACTGCCAGCCCAGATGTTGTTGCGGCGAGAACAGTGAAACGAGCACGGCCAAAGCCACAAAGCTCAGGTAGAGCGGCCATATGCGGAGGATTCGCCGGACGTAAAAGCCGCGGACATCTAATCTTCCGGAACCGCTTGCGTATTCCGTGCGCGCAGGGACTGAGGCGCCAGAGTCAGCTGTGTCGGCTGGACTCGCAGCGCTGCCCGTACTGGCGACGCCGACCGCGATGGGGGCCTCGCGTTCGCGCAGCAGCAAGCCGGTGATCAGGTACGCGCTCAGGGCAAAGAAGACGTCCACGCCGTACGCGCCGGAGACGAGAACGGAAATCGTGCCGCGGGCCAGCCAGTCAGGAAACCCGCTGGCGGCGTAGAAACTCTGGTAGTGAGGAAACGCATGGAAGATGAAGACGCCAAAGAAAGCAAAGAAGCGCAGGACGTCAAGCTCAGGACGGTAGAATCGCCCAGGCTTGGATTCCGCCGAAGCAGCAGTCGCGCCAGACTCCGCAACGATGTCCGAAGTGACGATTTCTGAAGCAACGCCGTCTGCAGCCGTGTTGGGCTTGGCAACGGACCGCTCCGGCGACGCTGACGATTCGGGCGACGCTGACAATTCGGCTGGTTCCGGAGTGGGAGTAGGCATGGTGGAGAGCTACTAGCGGCTAGCTGCTAGTCGCTAGCTGCTATTTATCCTCTTTCCACTTCTTATATCCGCCGGCGAGCGACGACACGTTCTTAAAGCCCATACGCTGCAGATTGCTGGCCGCCAGCGCGGAGCGGCCTCCGCCGCCGCAGTAGCAGACGATCTTGGCGTTTTTGTCGGTAGTGACGGTATCAATCTTGTACTCCAGGACGCCCCGCGGCAGCGGCACCGCGCCGGCGATGGCGCCTTGCGCCACTTCGTCGGGCTCGCGCACGTCGAGCAGAATGAACTCTTCGCCGGACTGCTGGATGTTCTTGAGCTCGGCAGGATCAATTTCCTTGATTTCTTTCTTGGCTTGGGCGACCAGGTCGCTGTATTCGGGCATCGGCATGGAGACCTCGATGGAAGAAGGAAGGATTTTAAATGAGGGAAGAGCTATTGGCTATTGGCTATTGGCTTTTGGCGAAACCGGGACCGCCGTAGTCTGCGGGCCTCTGGCGAAAAGCAAAACGGTTCTTGGCTGCTAGTTCTTCGCGAAACCCGCGACTTAAATTGCCAAAAGCCAAGAGCGAATGGCCCACTTTCATCGCTAACGCACCGCTGGTCGCAAAAAACACTTTGCGGGCACGGCGCCTGCTTGTTATAAAAGCATCCATTATGGACGTTCTTCTTTCCCGCGAACAGATCGCCGACGCCGTTGCCCGGATGGGGCAGCAGATCACCAAGGATTTTGCCGGCCAATCGGTAGTGCTGATCGGAGTGTTGAAGGGCGCGTGCCTGTTTCTCGCCGACCTGGCGCGGCAGATCCAGCTCAACGCGACGTTTGACTTCATCGCCGTGCGCAGTTACGGGACAGAGAAGAAGAGCGCGGGCGAGGTCCAGTTGATCAAGGACGTGACCGCTCCGTTGCGCGACCTGAACATCATTTTGGTGGAGGACATCCTGGATACCGGCTTGACGCTCACGTTTCTCAAGAAGCATCTGCTGTCGCACCAGCCGCGCTCGCTGAAGATTGCCGCGCTACTGGACAAGCCTTCGCGCCGCAAGGCGAATATCCAGGCTGACTACGTTGGCTTTCAGATTCCGGACAAGTTTGTCGTCGGCTACGGGCTCGATCACGCAGAGCGCTTTCGTAACCTGCCGGATATTTGCGTCCTTGCGGAAGGCGAGTAGCGGGAATTACAATTGGGGTCTCGAATGTCTCAAGTCCTTTCAGATGCGCAGATTCACGTGCGCGGATGGCAGGCGCTGGCCGCCAGCATTGACCACACCATTCTTAAGCCGGAGACTACGCGCAACCAGATCGTCCACCTGTGCCAGGAGGCGGCGTTCTTCAACTTTGCCGCGGTCTGTGTCAGTCCGTGGTGGATCAGTGTTGCTGCTTCCCTGCTGAACGGCACTCCGGTGAAAGTCGCTACCACGATCGGCTTTCCGCACGGCGTGGGGCGACCGCCAGGCTGTGCAGAACGATATTGCTGCGGTGGTGGAAGTCGGTCACGCCGGCGGCGCGATTGTGAAAGTAATTCTGGAAACTCCTCTGCTCACGCTGGAAGAAAAAATCCTTTGCTGCGAGTTGAGCCTGGCCGCCAAAGCTGACTTCGTCAAGACGGCCACGGGTTTTCTCGGGGGCGCCACGGTGGAAGATGTCTCGCTGATGCGGGGCGTTGTCGGCGACCGTGCCGGCGTGAAAGCTTCCGGCGGCGTCCGCACCGCCACCACTGCCCTGGCGATGATTGAAGCCGGCGCCAATCGCATCGGCACCAGCTCCGGCGTGGCCATCGTACACGAACTCGGCGCACCGGAATTTCAGACACGTTAAGACTTCCGGCGTCGCGCTGTTTTCGTCCCCTTACTCCTTGTCCTGCTGGCCGCACCATTTTGGCAAGGCAACTCCGTTGCGCGCTCTTGCTTCTCACTTTCATCTGGCCGACCAATGTCTTAGGAGGTAAGGATTCAAAATGCGTAAGTTCATTTTAGGATTTGCGTTCCTGGCATGCAGCTTGTCGGGATGGGCGCAGCGCGGGCGCAGTGACGCTCCCGCCGGTGAAGTTTATCTAGGCTACTCGTTCCTGAACGGCGACACGCTTTCCAAAGCCAGCGGATTTGAAGCCGCGCTAACCGGCAACGTGAATGATTGGCTGGGCTTGAAGGCCGACCTCAGCGGCAATTACAAGTCCATTGCCGGGCTGCACGCCCGCGAGTACAACATGCTCTTTGGTCCGCAACTGAACCGCCGGATGGACCGTGTGAACCTGTTTGCCCACGGCCTGTTTGGCGTGGCGCATATTTCCAGCGATTTCGCGCCTTCAGACACTGCGGCTGCCTGGGTGCTCGGTGGTGGCGCGGACTACAAGCTGACCGACCGCTTCTCCTGGCGCATCGCGCAACTGGACTACCACGGCGCACACGTTTTCAGTAACACGCAGACAGATTTCCGTTTCTCCACCGGACCCATTCTCCGCTTCTAACTGCCTTTTTAGAACCAAACGCCGCCGGAGACGTTCTTCGGCGGCGAATTCTTTTCGTAACTGTTCCTTCACCAATCGCACAGCGGCAAGCTGCTATCATTAAACGTGGAATCCATGGTCACATCTCCTTCACCGCAGCGCGTGGACGTTGAGTCTCTTCTCATCGAAGTGGCTGACGTGCTCAATACCACGCTGGATCTGGACACGCTCTTGCAGCGCGTCGCCGAGGTGGTGAAGCGCGTCATCGACTATGAAATCTTCTCCATCCTGTTGCTCAATGAGCGCCGCCAGGAACTGTATTTCCGTTTCCAGATCGGGCACCTGCCGGAAGTCGCCGAGCGGATACGGGTGAAAGTGGGCGAAGGAGTCACCGGCCGTGCCGTGGAGCAAAGGCGCGCCATCCTGGTAGACGACGTCAGCAAAGAGACCAACTACATTGAAGCCGTCCCGCGCGTGCGTTCTGAACTCGCGGTGCCATTGATCACCAAGAATAAGGTCATCGGCGTGATTGATCTGGAAGCCCGCGAACGCGGCTACTTCAAGGAAGAACATTCGCGCCTGCTTACGCTGATCGCGTCGCGTATCGCCATCAGCCTGGAGAACGCGCGGCTTTACACGCGCATCGTTCGCCAGGCCGGCACGCTGGCGTTGCTCAACGACATCAGCCGCGACTTGACCTCCATCCTCAACCTGGACCAGTTGCTCAAGCGCGTCGGCGACCTGCTGATCAAGGTGATTGATTATCAGATGTTCTCCATCCTGCTGCTCGATGAAAGCCGGCAGAAACTGGTCCACCGTTTTTCCGTGCGCTTTAAAGAGAACATTCACCTCAAGCATGACATCCCGTTGTCGCAAGGCCTGGTAGGCGCCGCGGCGGAAATGAAGAAGCCGGTGCTGGCGCCGGACGTGAACAAAGACCCGCGCTACATCAAAGTAAATCCGGAAACGCGCTCCGAGCTTTGCGTGCCGCTGGTGTACAAAGACAAGGTCATCGGCGTGCTGGACCTGGAACACACCCGCCGCAACTACTTCACTGACGATCACGTGCGCACCATGGTGACGCTGGCCGCGCAAATTGCCATCGCCGTGGAAAACGCCACGCTCTATGAACGGCTGGCGCGCGAAGAGCAGCGCCTGGAGCGCGATCTGGCCATGGCGCGTGAAGTCCAGCACCACCTGCTGCCGCCGGCGTGCCCCACTCTGCAGTCGGCGGAAGTGGCTTCCCGTTTCAATCCCGCCCATGCCATTGGCGGGGACATGTATGACTTCCTGGACTACAAGCCGCCGCGCGCCTGCGTCATCGTAAGCGACGTGAGCGGCAAAGGCGCGCCCGCTGCGTTGTACGCCGCGCTGGTCAGCGGCATCATCCGCAGCCTGGCGCCCAGCGAGCCTTCGCCCGCGCAGATGCTCAGCTCGGTGAACCGCGCGCTCAACCAGCGCCGTCTTGACGCAAACTACGTGGTCCTCTGCTGCGCCCTTTGGGACGACGAACGCCGCATCATGCGCGTGGCCAACTCCGGCTTGCCTCGCCCCATCTACTGCCGCAACGGGCACTCGCACATGATTGAAGCCGCCGGACTCCCGCTGGGCATGTTCCCTGACGCCGCGTACGACGAGGTCACCATCCACGCCGCGCCGGGCGACATCTTCGTCTTCTTCAGTGACGGCATTGTGGACGCCAGCAATACAAAGGACGAGCAGTTTGGCCGCGTCCGCCTGGAGCATGTCATAGACAAGCTGTCGAATAGCGACGCCAGCGCCCAGGAAATTGTGGACGCCATCTTCCAGGCCGCTGACGCCTTCGCCGCCGGCGCACCCGTCTTCGACGATCAGACGTTGGTGGTGGTGAAGGTGAAGTAAAGCGGTACTTAGTAATTGGTACTTGGTAGTTGGCTTTGACTCTTGGCGACTGATCACGCTCGCTTACCGGACGATGGTTAGAATGCTCTCTTTTCGGCAGTCATCCTCATTCCTGAGAATGCCGGCCAAATACCAACGGCCAAGTACTAAATACCAAGTACTAAATACTGGTTTGTTACAATCCCCATCTCATGTTTACGCGGCCACCGGGTTTTTGGTACAAAAAAGCCGATCTGCATTGCGAACGTGTTCCGCTGAGCGCGTTGGCGGAAAAATACGGGACGCCGCTCTACGTCTACTCCGCCACTGCTATCCGCGAGCGCTACACTACGCTGGACCGCGCCTTTCGCGACGTGCCGCACACTCTTTGCTATTCGGTCAAAGCCAATTCCAATCTGAGTATTCTTCGGCTGCTGGCCGGAATGGGCGCCGGGTTTGACATTGTTTCCGGCGGCGAGCTTGAGCGCGTGCGACTGGCGCGCAAAGCGGCGCCCAAGAAGATCGTGTTCTCCGGCGTGGGCAAGACTGCGGACGAAATGAAGCAAGCTCTGCGCGCGGGGATCCTGCTGTTCAACGTCGAAAGTGAAGGCGAGTTGGAGTTGCTGGCTGCTTGTGCCGCCCGGCTGCGCAAAACTGCCGACGTAGCATTTCGCGTGAATCCTGACGTGCCGGCGGAGACGCATCCTTACATATCCACCGGGCTGCGCGAACACAAGTTCGGCGTGCCTATCGGCGCGGCGCGGGAGCTTTACCGGCAAGCGTCGGCACACAAGTATCTGCGCGTCGCCGGCGTGAGCCTGCATATCGGATCGCAGATCACCGATGTCTCACCCTTTCGATTGGCAGTGGAACGGGCGGTAGAGCTGATCGAGCAACTTACGGCGGACGGCCATTCCATCCAGTTTCTGGACGCCGGAGGCGGCCTGGGCATCTCTTACCAGAGCTCGCAGCCGCAAGACTTTGCTGATCACGCCCGCAGTTACGCTGAAGCCATCATCGCGCCGCTCAAAAAGCTGGGAAAATCCGCTCCCCATCTGCTGCTGGAGCCAGGCCGATCCATCATTGGGCCAGCGGGCGTGCTGGTCACGCGCGTCCTTTATCAGAAGCAAAACGGCAGCAAGCGCTTCACCATTGTGGACGCGGCCATGAATGACCTGATTCGGCCTTCGCTATACGGGGCGAAGCATGAAATTGTCCCCGTCAGCTTGAAGCAGCCGGAACCGGAGTTGGTCCGCACTGACGTTGCCGGGCCTATCTGCGAGACCGGCGACTTCCTCGCCCGCGACGCTGACCTGCCCGTCGCCAGTCCCGGCGACTATCTTTGCGTTCTGGACGCAGGCGCGTACGGCATGTCGCTGGCCTCCAATTACAATACTCGCGTGCGTGCCGCTGAGGTGCTGGTGGAAGGCGCGCGCGCGCGGCTCGTCCGTCGCCGCGAAAACCTGAAAGACATTCTGCGTCCGGAGACCGCCTGCTTATGACCGACCTGAAGACCCTGGCTTACGAGCTGCTGCATGAGAGCCAGCAATCGCTGCAGCATCAAGGCCATCTCAACCCGGCCGCGGTGGTCATCACGCCCGGTGAAAACCTGATCTTTGACCTGGAATTCCAGGATGAAGACGAGCGCGAAGAGATTTATTCCGAGATGATGGACGTGGCCAAAGAAAAGAACGCCGCCGCCATCCTGACCATCAATGACGTGTACGTGGATGAGACCTCGTCGGCTGTAAAGCTGGAAGGCGAAGGCTGGGGCGCGCTGGCGGAGAAGTCCAATGAAGCCATCGTGATCACCGTCTCCGGCAGCGGATTTGAGACTTGGAGCCTGATCTGCCCTTACCTGCGCAAAGACGAGACGATTGCATTTCAGCCTTCACGGGAGATGATCACACCCGGCGGAGAAGTTGATCTGTTGGGCGATTGGACAGGCAAGACCGGCGCAGCTTGACCACGCATTTCGGGGCCGTTACTCAGGCGGGTTTTGGCCTATCAACTTCCACAGGCTCTGCTTGGCCTCTTCGCCCGTCAGTTGGAATTCGATTCCCATTTCCCCCGAGTCCTTGGACCAGGCAACTTCGCCATCGCCGCGAATGATCTGCTGCGTGGGAAGTTCCAGCACAAATTGGACGTAAGCCCCCGGCGCCAGACTGCCGGTGCTGCGGACGGCCATTCCATTCCTGCTGATGTTGGCCGTAATCGCCCGTTGCGCCTGTTCCTGGATCTTGAGCACCACGGGCAGGCTCACCGGATACCGCAGATATCGGTCCCGCTCGGCAGCGATCAAGGGCAGCGCCGCGTCCAGGGTATCTTTCACCTGATAGGCGGCCAACGGCTCGCACAAGACGAAATTGGCCAGGTGACGCAGGATGGGATTGGCTTCGTCTCCAGGCTCAGCGCAAGCGATCACAATGGAATTGCGGTTGGACCCGCTCCGGCGAACGCCGTAGAGC
This genomic interval from Terriglobia bacterium contains the following:
- the hpt gene encoding hypoxanthine phosphoribosyltransferase, whose product is MDVLLSREQIADAVARMGQQITKDFAGQSVVLIGVLKGACLFLADLARQIQLNATFDFIAVRSYGTEKKSAGEVQLIKDVTAPLRDLNIILVEDILDTGLTLTFLKKHLLSHQPRSLKIAALLDKPSRRKANIQADYVGFQIPDKFVVGYGLDHAERFRNLPDICVLAEGE
- the lysA gene encoding diaminopimelate decarboxylase encodes the protein MFTRPPGFWYKKADLHCERVPLSALAEKYGTPLYVYSATAIRERYTTLDRAFRDVPHTLCYSVKANSNLSILRLLAGMGAGFDIVSGGELERVRLARKAAPKKIVFSGVGKTADEMKQALRAGILLFNVESEGELELLAACAARLRKTADVAFRVNPDVPAETHPYISTGLREHKFGVPIGAARELYRQASAHKYLRVAGVSLHIGSQITDVSPFRLAVERAVELIEQLTADGHSIQFLDAGGGLGISYQSSQPQDFADHARSYAEAIIAPLKKLGKSAPHLLLEPGRSIIGPAGVLVTRVLYQKQNGSKRFTIVDAAMNDLIRPSLYGAKHEIVPVSLKQPEPELVRTDVAGPICETGDFLARDADLPVASPGDYLCVLDAGAYGMSLASNYNTRVRAAEVLVEGARARLVRRRENLKDILRPETACL
- a CDS encoding PilZ domain-containing protein yields the protein MRAQTSPSAWQFLLIGGDAGLYKTITAAIQAFGGNVEAVSTADAARRLLTRRKLDGLFVDMTLRGALELLYGVRRSGSNRNSIVIACAEPGDEANPILRHLANFVLCEPLAAYQVKDTLDAALPLIAAERDRYLRYPVSLPVVLKIQEQAQRAITANISRNGMAVRSTGSLAPGAYVQFVLELPTQQIIRGDGEVAWSKDSGEMGIEFQLTGEEAKQSLWKLIGQNPPE
- a CDS encoding porin family protein, with product MRKFILGFAFLACSLSGWAQRGRSDAPAGEVYLGYSFLNGDTLSKASGFEAALTGNVNDWLGLKADLSGNYKSIAGLHAREYNMLFGPQLNRRMDRVNLFAHGLFGVAHISSDFAPSDTAAAWVLGGGADYKLTDRFSWRIAQLDYHGAHVFSNTQTDFRFSTGPILRF
- a CDS encoding acyltransferase; translation: MPTPTPEPAELSASPESSASPERSVAKPNTAADGVASEIVTSDIVAESGATAASAESKPGRFYRPELDVLRFFAFFGVFIFHAFPHYQSFYAASGFPDWLARGTISVLVSGAYGVDVFFALSAYLITGLLLREREAPIAVGVASTGSAASPADTADSGASVPARTEYASGSGRLDVRGFYVRRILRIWPLYLSFVALAVLVSLFSPQQHLGWQYVAGYTLMAGNWVYVFHGLPSGITIPLWTVSIEEQFYLTWPLAVRRASVAGMAWIAVAVLLVANAVRVWLAMSGASLQAMEYNTFTRLDPIALGILLALVGSSETLNHKGHEGARREVEIAPESLRTQRDGKTLNHKGHEGTQRGKFTPSSSASSAVNAFPITAITLRLRRWRRFFRLPLCSFVPFVVSRLTLAFAGIATLVGCAAFNGWTNPESPETWRLAVTHPLIALASAAILMAFVGAPSATATLSTPAAGPRSSWLRNPALIYLGKISYGLYVVHVLGLFLAQRVTHPASLLGVMTQGAMGFVVTLALAAASYRWLETPFLKLKERFTHVQSRPV
- a CDS encoding GAF domain-containing protein — encoded protein: MVTSPSPQRVDVESLLIEVADVLNTTLDLDTLLQRVAEVVKRVIDYEIFSILLLNERRQELYFRFQIGHLPEVAERIRVKVGEGVTGRAVEQRRAILVDDVSKETNYIEAVPRVRSELAVPLITKNKVIGVIDLEARERGYFKEEHSRLLTLIASRIAISLENARLYTRIVRQAGTLALLNDISRDLTSILNLDQLLKRVGDLLIKVIDYQMFSILLLDESRQKLVHRFSVRFKENIHLKHDIPLSQGLVGAAAEMKKPVLAPDVNKDPRYIKVNPETRSELCVPLVYKDKVIGVLDLEHTRRNYFTDDHVRTMVTLAAQIAIAVENATLYERLAREEQRLERDLAMAREVQHHLLPPACPTLQSAEVASRFNPAHAIGGDMYDFLDYKPPRACVIVSDVSGKGAPAALYAALVSGIIRSLAPSEPSPAQMLSSVNRALNQRRLDANYVVLCCALWDDERRIMRVANSGLPRPIYCRNGHSHMIEAAGLPLGMFPDAAYDEVTIHAAPGDIFVFFSDGIVDASNTKDEQFGRVRLEHVIDKLSNSDASAQEIVDAIFQAADAFAAGAPVFDDQTLVVVKVK
- a CDS encoding sulfurtransferase translates to MPMPEYSDLVAQAKKEIKEIDPAELKNIQQSGEEFILLDVREPDEVAQGAIAGAVPLPRGVLEYKIDTVTTDKNAKIVCYCGGGGRSALAASNLQRMGFKNVSSLAGGYKKWKEDK